One Longimicrobium sp. genomic window carries:
- a CDS encoding single-stranded DNA-binding protein, with translation MSRCLNKATLIGYLGADPEIRTISSGARVAQFSLGTTRRWNGRDGKPREKTQWHRVLVWDSLPATFGFVEKYLGKGDRVYVEGEIDYRSYETDSGDTRWTTEIKATDVLGVGETGGAERRSGRSTRPAVAGEAELQPAL, from the coding sequence ATGTCCCGCTGCCTCAACAAGGCCACGCTGATCGGCTACCTGGGTGCCGATCCCGAGATCCGCACCATCAGCAGCGGCGCCCGCGTCGCGCAATTCTCGCTCGGCACCACGCGCCGGTGGAACGGCCGCGACGGCAAGCCGCGCGAGAAGACGCAGTGGCACCGCGTGCTGGTGTGGGACAGCCTGCCGGCGACGTTTGGCTTCGTCGAGAAGTACCTGGGCAAGGGCGACCGCGTCTACGTGGAGGGCGAGATCGACTACCGCTCCTACGAGACGGACAGCGGCGACACGCGCTGGACGACGGAGATCAAGGCCACGGACGTGCTGGGTGTGGGCGAAACGGGGGGCGCTGAGCGGCGCAGTGGGCGGAGCACACGCCCGGCGGTTGCCGGCGAGGCAGAGCTCCAGCCGGCGCTGTAG